One part of the Vitis riparia cultivar Riparia Gloire de Montpellier isolate 1030 chromosome 8, EGFV_Vit.rip_1.0, whole genome shotgun sequence genome encodes these proteins:
- the LOC117920491 gene encoding enolase, producing the protein MVTIQFVKARQIFDSRGNPTVEVDIGLSNGAKVSAAVPSGASTGIYEALELRDGGSDYLGKGVSKAVANVNTIIGPALIGKDPSDQTGIDNFMVQQLDGTVNEWGWCKQKLGANAILAVSLAVCKAGAIVKNIPLYKHIANIAGNKHLVLPVPAFNVINGGSHAGNKLAMQEFMILPIGAPSFKEAMKMGVEVYHHLKAVIKKKYGQDATNVGDEGGFAPNIQENKEGLELLKTAIAKAGYTKEVVIGMDVAASEFYGTDKTYDLNFKEENNDGSEKISGDALKNLYKSFVNEYPISSIEDPFDQDDWEHYTKLTCEIGEEVQIVGDDLLVTNPKRVEKAIKEKACNALLLKVNQIGTVTESIEAVKMSKRAGWGVMASHRSGETEDTFIADLSVGLATGQIKTGAPCRSERLAKYNQLLRIEEELGADAVYAGAKFRKPVEPY; encoded by the exons ATGGTTACCATCCAGTTCGTGAAGGCGAGGCAGATCTTCGACAGCCGTGGCAATCCTACCGTCGAG GTGGATATTGGTCTATCAAATGGTGCCAAGGTTAGCGCTGCAGTGCCGAGTGGTGCATCCACAG GTATTTATGAAGCCCTTGAATTAAGAGATGGAGGATCAGACTACCTTGGAAAGGGTGTATCAAAG GCTGTTGCCAATGTCAACACAATTATTGGCCCTGCATTGATCGGCAAG GACCCTAGTGACCAGACTGGCATTGATAACTTCATGGTTCAACAACTTGATGGAACTGTGAACGAGTGGGGTTGGTGCAAGCAAAAG CTTGGAGCTAATGCCATACTGGCAGTGTCCCTTGCAGTTTGCAAAGCTGGGGCCATTGTTAAGAATATTCCCCTTTACAAG CATATTGCAAACATTGCTGGCAACAAGCACTTGGTGTTGCCGGTTCCTGCATTCAATGTCATCAACGGTGGTTCACATGCAGGAAATAAACTCGCAATGCAG GAGTTTATGATTCTTCCCATTGGAGCTCCCTCTTTCAAAGAGGCCATGAAGATGGGTGTGGAAGTATACCACCATTTGAAG GCtgtgattaaaaagaaatatggtCAGGATGCCACAAATGTTGGTGATGAAGGTGGCTTTGCTCCTAATATACAG GAGAACAAGGAAGGTCTTGAATTGCTCAAGACAGCCATTGCTAAAGCCGGTTACACGAAGGAA GTTGTTATTGGTATGGATGTCGCTGCATCTGAATTTTATGGGACAGATAAAACCTATGATCTGAACTTCAAAGAAGAA AACAATGATGGCTCAGAAAAGATCTCTGGAGATGCTCTCAAAAATTTATACAAGTCATTTGTGAATGAGTACCCTATTTCATCAATTGAAGATCCATTTGACCAAGATGACTGGGAGCACTACACCAAATTAACATGTGAAATTGGAGAGGAAGTACAGATTGTGGGAGATGATCTCTTGGTTACCAATCCCAAG AGGGTTGAGAAGGCAATCAAAGAGAAGGCTTGCAATGCCCTTCTTCTCAAG GTCAATCAAATTGGAACTGTAACTGAGAGTATTGAAGCTGTAAAAATGTCAAAGAGGGCTGGGTGGGGTGTAATGGCCAGCCACCGCAG TGGAGAAACTGAGGACACTTTCATTGCTGATCTTTCTGTGGGTTTGGCCACG GGTCAAATTAAGACAGGAGCTCCATGCAGGTCAGAACGACTTGCAAAGTACAATCAG CTCTTGCGAATTGAAGAGGAGCTTGGCGCAGATGCGGTTTACGCTGGTGCAAAATTCCGCAAGCCTGTTGAACCCTATTAA
- the LOC117921338 gene encoding peroxiredoxin-2E, chloroplastic, with protein sequence MATTLTMARLLSSAKSLSFSSSASALFPPASLSLKLRHPKPLRFSTAISATIAVGDKLPESTFSYFDSAGELQTTTVSDLTKGKKAILFAVPGAFTPTCSQKHLPGFVEKSGELKSKGVETIACISVNDAFVMKAWKADLKIEDQVLLLSDGNGDFTKAIGCELDLSDKPVGLGVRSRRYAMLVDDGVVKVLNLEEGGAFTFSGAEDILKLL encoded by the coding sequence ATGGCAACCACCCTAACAATGGCCAGGCTCCTCTCTTCCGCCAaatcactttctttctcttcttccgCATCTGCCCTTTTCCCACCCGCCTCCCTCTCCCTCAAACTCCGCCACCCTAAGCCCCTCAGATTCTCCACCGCCATATCCGCTACCATCGCCGTCGGTGACAAGCTCCCAGAATCCACCTTCTCCTACTTCGACTCCGCCGGAGAGCTCCAGACCACCACCGTCTCCGACCTCACCAAGGGCAAGAAAGCCATCCTCTTTGCCGTCCCCGGCGCCTTCACCCCCACTTGCTCCCAGAAACACCTCCCCGGCTTCGTTGAAAAGTCCGGCGAGCTCAAGTCCAAAGGGGTCGAAACCATCGCCTGCATTTCCGTCAACGACGCCTTCGTCATGAAGGCTTGGAAGGCCGACTTGAAGATCGAGGACCAAGTGCTCCTGTTGTCGGATGGAAATGGGGACTTCACCAAAGCTATTGGGTGCGAGCTCGATCTCAGCGACAAGCCTGTGGGTCTGGGAGTGAGGTCGAGGCGTTACGCCATGTTGGTGGACGATGGAGTTGTCAAGGTCTTGAATTTGGAGGAGGGCGGTGCGTTTACGTTCAGTGGCGCCGAGGATATCCTCAAACTTCTCTGA